The following are encoded together in the Oncorhynchus clarkii lewisi isolate Uvic-CL-2024 chromosome 25, UVic_Ocla_1.0, whole genome shotgun sequence genome:
- the LOC139383529 gene encoding mitogen-activated protein kinase kinase kinase 7-like isoform X1, whose amino-acid sequence MLETPPGYPFEEIEYEDIEVEEVVGRGTFGVVFKAKWKGKDVAIKTIESESERKAFVVELRQLSRVNHPNIVKLYGSCHNPVCLVMEYAEGGSLYNVLHGAEPLPQYSASHAMSWCLQCAQGVSYLHGMKPKALIHRDLKPPNLLLVQGGTVLKICDFGTACDIQTHMTNNKGSAAWMAPEVFEGINYSEKCDVFSWGIILWEVITRRKPFDEIGGSAFCIMWAVHRGTRPPLIKDLPEPIEGLMTHCWDKDPAQRPSMEEVRNTMASLMKYFPGSDEPLQYPHQCPSNSRSGSSSATSTGSNADNTINSYRSEGNMEHGTNCQERDDTLKNEKFPLQFKPLKGGTLRHSLPLSRGPSMESLPERTQSPAPTEVKGQCAGQSGPELRAPISPTDINGLDSSIPMAYLTLDHQLQPLAPFSNSNESMAVFEQHCRMAQEYLKVETEIALLTQRKKELISELDQDEREQQNTSRLVQEHNKLLDENKSLSTYFHICKNKLERIQSQQQQKS is encoded by the exons ATGCTTGAGACACCTCCTGGGTATCCATTTGAAGAGATAGAATATGAGGATATAGAAGTTGAAGAG GTTGTTGGCAGAGGAACATTTGGAGTTGTCTTCAAGGCCAAATGGAAAGGCAAAGATGTGGCCATCAAGACCATAGAGAGTGAATCTGAGAGGAAAGCTTTTGTAGTAGAG CTCCGCCAGCTTTCCAGAGTAAATCACCCAAATATTGTCAAGCTCTATGGTTCATGTCATAATCCA GTCTGTCTTGTTATGGAATACGCTGAAGGTGGCTCTTTATACAATG TGCTGCATGGAGCTGAGCCCCTGCCCCAGTACAGTGCATCCCATGCTATGAGctggtgtctgcagtgtgctcAGGGGGTCTCCTATCTCCATGGCATGAAACCCAAGGCCCTCATTCACAGAGACCTCAAACCACCCAA TCTGCTACTTGTACAGGGGGGCACAGTGTTGAAGATCTGTGACTTTGGGACAGCCTGTGACATTCAGACACACATGACCAACAACAAAGGAAGTGCAGCCTGGATGGCACCAGAAGTGTTTGAAGGCAT TAACTACAGTGAAAAGTGTGATGTGTTCAGCTGGGGTATCATCCTGTGGGAGGTGATCACTCGCAGGAAGCCCTTTGACGAGATCGGAGGATCGGCCTTCTGCATCATGTGGGCCGTGcacagag GTACTCGCCCACCCCTGATAAAGGACCTCCCGGAGCCCATTGAGGGCCTGATGACACACTGCTGGGACAAAGACCCTGCCCAGAGGCCCTCcatggaggaggtcagaaacaCCATGGCAAGCCTCATGAAG TACTTCCCAGGGTCTGATGAGCCTCTTCAGTACCCCCACCAGTGTCCAAGCAACAGCAGGAGTGGCTCCTCATCAGCCACAAGCACAG GTTCCAATGCAGACAACACTATCAACAGCTACAGATCCGAAGGCAACATGGAGCATGGAACAAACTGTCAAGAGAGAGATGACACCCTGAAAAACGAAAAATTTCCACTTCAGTTCAAACCTTTAAAG GGGGGAACATTACGCCACAGCCTGCCCCTATCCAGAGGGCCTAGTATGGAGAGCCTGCCTGAGCGTACCCAGAGCCCTGCCCCCACTGAGGTCAAAGGGCAATGTGCTGGCCAGTCAGGGCCAGAGCTGAGAGCACCTATCAGTCCCACAG ATATTAATGGTTTGGACAGCTCCATCCCCATGGCTTATCTGACACTAGATCACCAGCTGCAG CCCCTGGCCCCATTCTCAAACTCCAATGAGTCCATGGCTGTGTTTGAGCAGCACTGCAGAATGGCCCAGGAGTACCTGAAAGTGGAGACTGAAATTGCCCTACTCACCCAGAGAAA GAAGGAGTTAATCTCTGAGCTGGACCAGGATGAAAGGGAGCAGCAAAATACTTCCCGTCTGGTTCAGGAGCACAACAAACTGTTGGACGAGAACAAGAGCCTCTCCACCTACTTCCACATTTGTAAGAACAAGCTGGAGCGGATTCAGAGTCAGCAACAACAGAAGAGTTAG
- the LOC139383529 gene encoding mitogen-activated protein kinase kinase kinase 7-like isoform X2 — MLHGAEPLPQYSASHAMSWCLQCAQGVSYLHGMKPKALIHRDLKPPNLLLVQGGTVLKICDFGTACDIQTHMTNNKGSAAWMAPEVFEGINYSEKCDVFSWGIILWEVITRRKPFDEIGGSAFCIMWAVHRGTRPPLIKDLPEPIEGLMTHCWDKDPAQRPSMEEVRNTMASLMKYFPGSDEPLQYPHQCPSNSRSGSSSATSTGSNADNTINSYRSEGNMEHGTNCQERDDTLKNEKFPLQFKPLKGGTLRHSLPLSRGPSMESLPERTQSPAPTEVKGQCAGQSGPELRAPISPTDINGLDSSIPMAYLTLDHQLQPLAPFSNSNESMAVFEQHCRMAQEYLKVETEIALLTQRKKELISELDQDEREQQNTSRLVQEHNKLLDENKSLSTYFHICKNKLERIQSQQQQKS, encoded by the exons A TGCTGCATGGAGCTGAGCCCCTGCCCCAGTACAGTGCATCCCATGCTATGAGctggtgtctgcagtgtgctcAGGGGGTCTCCTATCTCCATGGCATGAAACCCAAGGCCCTCATTCACAGAGACCTCAAACCACCCAA TCTGCTACTTGTACAGGGGGGCACAGTGTTGAAGATCTGTGACTTTGGGACAGCCTGTGACATTCAGACACACATGACCAACAACAAAGGAAGTGCAGCCTGGATGGCACCAGAAGTGTTTGAAGGCAT TAACTACAGTGAAAAGTGTGATGTGTTCAGCTGGGGTATCATCCTGTGGGAGGTGATCACTCGCAGGAAGCCCTTTGACGAGATCGGAGGATCGGCCTTCTGCATCATGTGGGCCGTGcacagag GTACTCGCCCACCCCTGATAAAGGACCTCCCGGAGCCCATTGAGGGCCTGATGACACACTGCTGGGACAAAGACCCTGCCCAGAGGCCCTCcatggaggaggtcagaaacaCCATGGCAAGCCTCATGAAG TACTTCCCAGGGTCTGATGAGCCTCTTCAGTACCCCCACCAGTGTCCAAGCAACAGCAGGAGTGGCTCCTCATCAGCCACAAGCACAG GTTCCAATGCAGACAACACTATCAACAGCTACAGATCCGAAGGCAACATGGAGCATGGAACAAACTGTCAAGAGAGAGATGACACCCTGAAAAACGAAAAATTTCCACTTCAGTTCAAACCTTTAAAG GGGGGAACATTACGCCACAGCCTGCCCCTATCCAGAGGGCCTAGTATGGAGAGCCTGCCTGAGCGTACCCAGAGCCCTGCCCCCACTGAGGTCAAAGGGCAATGTGCTGGCCAGTCAGGGCCAGAGCTGAGAGCACCTATCAGTCCCACAG ATATTAATGGTTTGGACAGCTCCATCCCCATGGCTTATCTGACACTAGATCACCAGCTGCAG CCCCTGGCCCCATTCTCAAACTCCAATGAGTCCATGGCTGTGTTTGAGCAGCACTGCAGAATGGCCCAGGAGTACCTGAAAGTGGAGACTGAAATTGCCCTACTCACCCAGAGAAA GAAGGAGTTAATCTCTGAGCTGGACCAGGATGAAAGGGAGCAGCAAAATACTTCCCGTCTGGTTCAGGAGCACAACAAACTGTTGGACGAGAACAAGAGCCTCTCCACCTACTTCCACATTTGTAAGAACAAGCTGGAGCGGATTCAGAGTCAGCAACAACAGAAGAGTTAG